One part of the Sphingopyxis sp. PAMC25046 genome encodes these proteins:
- a CDS encoding pyridoxal phosphate-dependent aminotransferase has product MSLKPHVSAALNRIQPSATLAMTARVSALKASGVDVIGLSAGEPDFDTPDFVKEAAIEAIRNGQTKYTLVDGTVALKEAIRGKFRRDNGLDFGLDQISVNVGGKHTLFNALVATVDPGDEVIIPAPYWVSYPDIVAFAGGTPVIVEGTAAQNYKITPAQLEAAITSKTRWVMLNSPSNPSGAAYSGEELDALGEVVRRHPHVMVMTDDMYEHVWYADFEFTTFAQRCPDLIDRILTVNGCSKAYAMTGWRIGYAGGPAWIIKAMGKLQSQSTSNPCSIAQAAAAAALGGPQQFLDDRNAAFRKRRDMVVAMLNDAPGLNCPVPDGAFYVYPDASGCIGKKTPAGHVIDSDEALIDYFLDSARVAAVHGGAFGLSPAFRVSYATSEAVLKEACVRIQQACAALS; this is encoded by the coding sequence ATGTCGCTGAAGCCCCATGTCTCCGCCGCCCTCAACCGCATCCAGCCCTCGGCGACGCTCGCGATGACCGCGCGCGTCTCGGCACTGAAAGCGTCGGGTGTCGATGTCATCGGGCTCAGCGCGGGCGAGCCCGATTTCGACACCCCCGATTTCGTCAAGGAAGCGGCGATCGAGGCGATCCGGAACGGGCAGACCAAATATACGCTGGTCGACGGCACGGTGGCGCTGAAGGAAGCGATCCGCGGCAAATTCCGCCGCGACAACGGCCTCGATTTCGGGCTCGACCAGATTTCGGTCAATGTCGGCGGCAAGCATACCTTGTTCAACGCGCTCGTCGCGACGGTCGATCCGGGCGACGAGGTGATCATCCCGGCGCCCTATTGGGTCAGCTATCCCGACATCGTCGCCTTTGCGGGCGGCACGCCGGTGATCGTCGAGGGCACCGCGGCGCAGAACTACAAGATTACCCCCGCGCAGCTCGAGGCGGCGATCACCAGCAAGACGCGCTGGGTGATGCTGAACTCGCCGTCGAACCCGTCGGGCGCAGCCTATTCGGGCGAGGAGCTCGACGCGCTCGGCGAGGTTGTCCGCCGCCATCCGCACGTCATGGTGATGACCGACGATATGTACGAGCATGTCTGGTACGCCGATTTCGAATTCACGACCTTCGCGCAGCGCTGCCCCGACCTGATCGACCGCATCCTGACGGTGAACGGCTGTTCGAAGGCCTATGCGATGACGGGCTGGCGTATCGGTTATGCGGGCGGGCCCGCGTGGATCATCAAGGCGATGGGCAAGCTGCAGTCGCAGTCGACGTCGAACCCCTGTTCGATCGCGCAGGCCGCCGCCGCCGCCGCACTCGGCGGGCCGCAGCAGTTCCTCGACGATCGCAACGCCGCGTTCCGGAAGCGCCGCGACATGGTCGTCGCGATGCTCAACGACGCGCCGGGGCTGAACTGTCCGGTCCCCGACGGCGCCTTCTATGTCTATCCCGACGCGTCGGGCTGCATCGGCAAGAAGACGCCCGCGGGCCATGTCATCGACAGCGACGAGGCACTCATCGACTATTTCCTCGATTCGGCGCGCGTCGCGGCGGTGCATGGCGGCGCCTTCGGCCTGTCGCCGGCGTTCCGCGTCTCCTACGCGACGTCCGAAGCGGTGCTCAAGGAGGCGTGCGTGCGAATCCAGCAGGCGTGTGCGGCGCTGAGCTAA
- the msrA gene encoding peptide-methionine (S)-S-oxide reductase MsrA: MTPLRRALSLRAVAVLTAGAIVAQCAPAQAESVVKLPAATIDPAVKAKRATAVLAGGCFWGVEGVFSHVKGVISVESGYHGGSAATAKYELTHDGKSGHAEAVRIVYDPSQVSYGTLLRILFSVVADPTLKNRQGPDVGSQYRAAIVPMDANQRRVASAYLAQIGRGKYFAKPIVVPVEAYKRFYRAEASHQDFMRRNPRNGYILRWDAPKLAALKRLYPDKVRATPAP, translated from the coding sequence ATGACGCCGCTGCGGCGGGCGTTGTCGCTTCGCGCCGTCGCGGTGCTGACGGCGGGCGCGATCGTCGCGCAATGCGCGCCCGCGCAGGCCGAAAGCGTCGTCAAGCTCCCCGCCGCCACCATCGATCCCGCCGTCAAGGCCAAGCGTGCGACCGCCGTGCTCGCGGGCGGCTGTTTCTGGGGCGTCGAAGGCGTCTTTTCGCATGTGAAGGGCGTGATTTCGGTCGAATCGGGCTATCATGGCGGCAGCGCCGCCACCGCCAAATATGAGCTGACGCACGACGGCAAATCGGGCCACGCCGAGGCGGTGCGTATCGTCTATGACCCCTCGCAGGTCAGCTATGGCACGCTGCTCCGCATCCTCTTTTCGGTGGTCGCCGACCCGACCTTGAAAAACCGCCAGGGCCCCGATGTGGGCTCGCAATATCGCGCCGCGATCGTGCCAATGGACGCGAACCAGCGGCGCGTCGCCAGCGCCTATCTGGCGCAGATCGGCCGCGGCAAATATTTCGCAAAGCCGATTGTGGTGCCCGTCGAGGCGTATAAGCGCTTCTATCGCGCCGAGGCGAGCCATCAGGATTTCATGCGCCGCAATCCGCGCAACGGCTACATCCTGCGCTGGGACGCGCCCAAGCTCGCGGCGCTGAAGCGCCTCTATCCCGACAAGGTGCGCGCGACCCCGGCACCCTGA
- the bla gene encoding class A beta-lactamase: MPQPRAQQQQQPAPVRGPAGSVTVPIGEPVRSAMPRPAGPIDPGFRRAPAGLDDRIFQLWRAFPGKTGIAVQRIDGEWSLSQRGDELFPQQSVSKLWVALTVLDAVDQGRLTLDQRVRIGPEDLTLFHQPLAARVRSEGSVTMSVRDLIETAITHSDNTANDSLLRTVGGPDAVRAFIDKKDLGAIRFGPGERLLQAGTAGLKWQQAYSVGRAFYQARAALPDATRLAARDAYLANPPDGASPEAIASALTRLARGTLLSPDSTEYLLGVMSRTRSGPRRLKAGLPAGWKFLHKTGTGQDYKGSTAGYNDIGIATAPDGTRYAIVVLLGDTSASVPARMALMQAVSGAVADYHGR; this comes from the coding sequence GTGCCGCAGCCACGCGCGCAGCAACAACAGCAACCGGCGCCGGTGCGCGGCCCGGCCGGTTCGGTCACGGTACCGATCGGCGAGCCCGTTCGCTCGGCGATGCCGCGGCCCGCGGGGCCGATCGACCCCGGTTTCCGCCGCGCGCCCGCCGGGCTCGACGATCGTATTTTCCAGTTGTGGCGCGCCTTTCCCGGCAAGACCGGCATCGCGGTGCAGCGCATCGACGGCGAATGGTCGCTTTCGCAGCGCGGCGACGAGCTGTTTCCGCAGCAGAGCGTGTCGAAGCTGTGGGTTGCGCTGACGGTGCTCGACGCGGTCGATCAGGGGCGCCTGACGCTTGATCAGCGGGTGCGCATCGGTCCCGAGGACCTGACCCTGTTCCACCAGCCGCTCGCCGCGCGGGTGCGCTCCGAAGGTTCGGTGACGATGAGCGTCCGCGACCTTATCGAAACCGCGATCACCCACAGCGACAATACCGCGAACGACAGCCTGCTGCGCACCGTCGGCGGCCCCGACGCGGTGCGCGCCTTCATCGACAAGAAGGATCTGGGCGCAATCCGCTTCGGCCCCGGCGAACGTCTGTTGCAGGCGGGAACCGCGGGACTCAAATGGCAGCAGGCCTATTCGGTCGGGCGCGCCTTCTATCAGGCGCGCGCCGCGCTTCCCGACGCGACGCGCCTCGCGGCGCGCGACGCCTATCTCGCCAATCCGCCCGACGGCGCGAGCCCCGAAGCGATCGCGAGCGCGCTGACCCGGCTGGCGCGCGGGACGTTGCTGTCGCCCGATTCGACCGAATATCTGCTGGGCGTGATGAGCCGGACTCGAAGCGGCCCGCGCCGATTGAAGGCCGGTCTGCCCGCGGGCTGGAAATTCCTGCACAAGACCGGAACGGGGCAGGATTACAAGGGCTCGACCGCCGGTTATAACGACATCGGTATCGCGACCGCGCCCGACGGCACCCGCTACGCCATCGTCGTGCTGCTTGGCGACACCAGCGCGTCGGTGCCCGCGCGCATGGCGCTGATGCAGGCGGTGTCGGGGGCCGTCGCCGACTATCACGGAAGGTAG
- a CDS encoding M23 family metallopeptidase has translation MRIKLLVFALLTFAGASPAKAQVNQALDIAIPEAPHILRVGAADQLVYELHLTNFSSLPLRLDRLSIADDTGAPLKSYADDELAKATGLVGPAEADTRIIPPGRRAVLYINAPVAAASAPRSISHGFTLGKIGGDGASFTLSGGAATPDTTALSRLSPPLRGGPWVAVYDPGMERGHRRVFYATEGSATLPGRFAIDWMKVDANGKLSSGDADNPANHYGYGAEVLAVADGTVVALRDDVPDPATRSGRANPSIADASGNYVMLDIGGGRIATYEHLKQGAPVAVGDRVKAGEVVGFLGFTGQASAPHLHFHLADRAAILGAEGQPYVLSSLVSLGQYPSIEAFGRGEKWPAANAPKTVRDSLPPPNLVVRFPGE, from the coding sequence ATGCGGATAAAGCTTCTTGTTTTTGCATTGTTGACGTTCGCCGGCGCCAGCCCGGCGAAGGCGCAGGTGAACCAGGCGCTCGACATCGCGATTCCCGAAGCCCCGCATATCCTCCGCGTCGGCGCGGCGGATCAGCTCGTTTACGAGCTGCACCTCACCAATTTTTCCAGCTTGCCGCTTCGGCTGGACCGGCTTTCGATCGCCGACGACACGGGCGCCCCACTCAAAAGCTATGCCGACGACGAGCTCGCCAAGGCGACCGGGCTCGTCGGGCCAGCCGAGGCCGATACGCGAATCATTCCGCCGGGCCGCCGCGCGGTGCTTTATATCAACGCGCCGGTCGCGGCCGCCTCCGCGCCCCGGTCGATCTCGCACGGCTTCACGCTCGGCAAGATCGGCGGCGACGGGGCCAGCTTTACGCTTTCAGGCGGCGCGGCGACGCCGGACACGACCGCCCTCTCCCGCCTGTCGCCGCCGCTGCGCGGCGGGCCGTGGGTAGCGGTCTACGACCCCGGCATGGAGCGCGGCCACCGCCGCGTCTTCTATGCCACCGAAGGATCGGCGACCCTGCCCGGCCGCTTTGCGATCGACTGGATGAAGGTCGATGCTAACGGAAAGCTGTCATCGGGCGACGCCGACAATCCGGCGAACCACTATGGCTACGGCGCCGAGGTACTCGCGGTCGCCGATGGAACCGTTGTCGCGCTGCGCGACGATGTGCCGGACCCCGCGACGCGGTCGGGCAGGGCGAATCCATCGATCGCGGACGCCAGCGGAAACTACGTCATGCTCGACATCGGCGGCGGACGCATCGCCACCTACGAACATCTGAAACAGGGCGCGCCGGTCGCCGTCGGGGATCGCGTCAAGGCGGGGGAGGTCGTCGGCTTCCTCGGCTTTACCGGCCAGGCGAGTGCGCCACACCTGCATTTCCACCTCGCCGACCGCGCGGCGATCCTCGGCGCCGAGGGACAGCCTTATGTCCTGTCCTCGCTCGTCAGCCTGGGGCAATATCCCTCGATCGAGGCCTTCGGGCGCGGCGAAAAATGGCCCGCGGCGAACGCGCCCAAAACCGTGCGCGACAGCTTGCCTCCGCCGAACCTCGTCGTCCGCTTCCCCGGCGAATGA
- the sucC gene encoding ADP-forming succinate--CoA ligase subunit beta produces MNIHEYQAKELLAKFGVAVPKGIAAMSVEEAVAAAKQLPGPLYVVKSQIHAGGRGKGKFKELGPDAKGGVRLAKTLEEVEAHAKDMLGNTLVTIQTGEAGKQVNRLYITDGADIKKEYYLALLVDRASSRIAVVASTEGGMDIETVAHNTPEKIHTIVIDPATGLMPHHGRSVAAALELEGDLAKQAAKVLAGLYNAFLATDAEQIEINPLAVCEGANGDELLVLDAKLGFDGNAMFRHKDIAELRDLTEEDPAEVEASEYDLAYIKLDGNIGCMVNGAGLAMATMDIIKLNGAFPANFLDVGGGASKEKVTAAFKIILKDPAVEGILVNIFGGIMKCDIIADGIVAAAKEVNLSVPLVVRLEGTNVQQGKDILANSGLPIVAANDLGDAAKKIVAEVAKAA; encoded by the coding sequence ATGAACATCCACGAATATCAGGCGAAAGAACTGCTCGCGAAATTTGGCGTCGCCGTGCCCAAGGGCATCGCAGCGATGAGCGTCGAAGAGGCTGTTGCAGCCGCGAAGCAGCTCCCCGGGCCGCTCTATGTCGTGAAGTCCCAGATCCACGCCGGCGGCCGCGGCAAGGGCAAGTTCAAGGAACTCGGCCCCGACGCCAAGGGCGGCGTCCGCCTAGCCAAGACCCTTGAGGAAGTTGAAGCGCACGCCAAGGACATGCTCGGCAACACGCTGGTGACGATCCAGACCGGCGAAGCGGGCAAGCAGGTCAACCGTCTCTACATCACCGACGGCGCGGACATCAAAAAGGAATATTATCTCGCGCTCCTCGTCGACCGCGCGTCGAGCCGCATCGCGGTGGTCGCTTCGACCGAAGGCGGGATGGACATCGAAACCGTCGCGCACAACACGCCCGAGAAAATCCACACGATCGTCATCGATCCCGCGACCGGGCTGATGCCGCACCACGGCCGCAGCGTCGCCGCCGCGCTCGAACTCGAAGGCGATCTTGCCAAGCAGGCGGCGAAGGTGCTCGCCGGCCTCTACAACGCCTTTCTCGCGACCGATGCCGAGCAGATCGAGATCAACCCGCTTGCCGTCTGCGAAGGCGCGAACGGCGACGAGTTGCTCGTGCTCGACGCCAAATTGGGCTTCGATGGCAATGCGATGTTCCGCCACAAGGATATCGCCGAACTGCGCGACCTGACCGAGGAAGACCCGGCCGAGGTCGAGGCGTCCGAATATGACCTCGCCTATATCAAGCTCGACGGCAACATCGGCTGCATGGTCAACGGCGCCGGTCTTGCGATGGCGACGATGGACATTATCAAATTGAATGGCGCCTTCCCGGCCAACTTCCTCGACGTCGGCGGTGGCGCGTCGAAGGAAAAGGTGACGGCGGCGTTCAAGATCATCCTGAAGGACCCCGCGGTTGAGGGCATCCTCGTCAACATCTTTGGCGGCATCATGAAGTGCGACATCATCGCCGACGGCATCGTTGCAGCGGCGAAGGAGGTGAATCTGTCGGTGCCGCTCGTCGTCCGCCTCGAAGGCACCAACGTTCAGCAGGGCAAGGATATCCTTGCGAACTCGGGTCTGCCGATCGTTGCGGCCAACGATCTGGGCGACGCGGCAAAGAAAATCGTCGCCGAGGTTGCCAAGGCGGCGTGA